One stretch of Prosthecobacter dejongeii DNA includes these proteins:
- a CDS encoding MlaD family protein — MTKDRKTEILVGLFLLVGLLMLGGIILEFGSLRTLFRDTYQLKVAFPNASGIKEGSPVFLGGSKVGKVVKHPELNETFTGVIMTLEIFDVVDIPVDATFGIGSKGLMGDALVEIKPSGLLSDKFLPHDYDKIIEGSKSGGLSDLQGQAEVVAKKVDLVLDDVRTALVDVKAAMEKVNKGALSDSTITDFKESMEHLNNTMTRVDEKVLGDENANNLKAAIADIKDAAASFKVSAKNVEASTQKLGPMIDKLDPVIAKADTAMATADASLKSIKTAADSFSVAARNITSGKGLLGALMNDAELKSEFKDLITNLKRNGVIFYRNSADKERTREEPSKPTSPFRR; from the coding sequence ATGACTAAAGATCGCAAAACAGAAATCCTCGTGGGCCTGTTTCTCCTCGTGGGCCTGCTGATGCTGGGCGGCATCATCCTGGAATTTGGCAGCCTGCGCACCCTCTTTCGCGACACTTACCAGTTGAAGGTGGCGTTTCCAAACGCCTCCGGCATCAAGGAAGGCTCCCCTGTTTTCCTCGGGGGCTCGAAGGTGGGCAAGGTGGTGAAGCACCCCGAACTCAATGAGACCTTCACGGGTGTCATCATGACGCTGGAGATCTTCGATGTCGTGGATATCCCCGTGGATGCCACCTTTGGAATTGGCTCGAAAGGCCTCATGGGAGATGCCTTGGTGGAGATCAAACCCAGCGGCCTCCTTTCGGACAAATTTCTGCCGCATGACTATGACAAAATCATCGAAGGCAGCAAATCTGGCGGTCTCTCTGATCTCCAAGGCCAGGCTGAAGTGGTGGCTAAGAAGGTGGACCTCGTCCTCGACGACGTGCGCACAGCCCTCGTGGATGTGAAAGCCGCCATGGAAAAGGTGAACAAAGGTGCCCTCTCAGACAGCACCATCACCGACTTCAAAGAGAGCATGGAGCACCTGAATAACACCATGACTCGCGTGGATGAAAAGGTGCTGGGCGACGAAAACGCCAACAATCTCAAGGCTGCCATTGCCGATATCAAGGACGCCGCTGCCAGCTTCAAAGTCTCCGCCAAAAATGTCGAGGCCAGCACTCAGAAGCTCGGCCCCATGATTGACAAGCTGGACCCTGTCATCGCCAAGGCAGATACCGCCATGGCCACGGCGGATGCCTCGTTGAAATCCATCAAAACCGCTGCGGACAGCTTCTCCGTCGCCGCCCGCAACATCACCTCCGGCAAAGGCCTCCTGGGAGCTCTGATGAATGACGCGGAGTTGAAGTCTGAATTCAAAGACCTCATCACCAATCTCAAGCGCAACGGCGTGATCTTTTACCGCAACAGCGCTGATAAAGAACGCACCCGCGAAGAACCTTCCAAACCCACCTCTCCCTTCCGGCGCTGA
- a CDS encoding DUF2721 domain-containing protein translates to MTLPDLPIATPSLLFPAISLLMLAYTNRFLALATIVRNLHASWRQNHDPLLEAQITNLRRRLVLIRNMQAAGVVSLIACTVSTMFLFVSYQPGGQIFFAISLVFMILSLSLTLNEVVISGRALDMQLSDMAKSS, encoded by the coding sequence ATGACCCTCCCGGATCTGCCCATCGCCACTCCGTCCTTGCTGTTCCCAGCCATTTCCTTGTTGATGCTGGCCTATACCAACCGATTCCTGGCCCTGGCCACCATCGTGAGAAACCTGCACGCCTCCTGGCGGCAAAATCACGATCCTCTGCTGGAAGCGCAGATCACGAACCTCCGCCGCCGCCTCGTCCTCATTCGTAACATGCAGGCTGCTGGCGTGGTGAGCCTCATCGCCTGCACAGTCAGCACCATGTTTTTATTCGTCAGCTACCAGCCAGGTGGGCAGATCTTTTTCGCCATCAGCCTCGTCTTCATGATCCTCTCCCTCAGTCTCACGCTGAATGAGGTGGTGATCTCTGGCCGCGCCCTGGACATGCAGCTCAGTGACATGGCCAAAAGTTCATGA
- a CDS encoding ABC transporter ATP-binding protein, producing the protein MNEPAPPAANPDVPFIRITGLKKSFGEQKTLQGVDLTIHHGETLVLIGPSGEGKSVLLKHIIGLLHPDEGRVELDGVDLCSLNERQLVKFRRRMGYLFQNAALFDSLTVAQNVAFPLKEAGVTNQADIDQQVHEALELVELAEHKDKMPINLSGGMRKRVGIARAIICRPECVLYDEPTAGLDPIVTDVIDQMIIRLQKRFRVTSIVITHDMGSVFKIADRVAMLKNGVVSFLGTRDELRTSTNPDIQNFIAGRSGLCA; encoded by the coding sequence ATGAACGAGCCCGCCCCCCCAGCCGCGAATCCAGACGTGCCTTTCATCCGCATCACCGGCTTGAAAAAAAGCTTTGGAGAGCAAAAGACGCTGCAAGGCGTGGACCTCACCATCCACCATGGCGAAACGCTGGTGCTCATCGGCCCTAGCGGCGAGGGTAAAAGCGTGCTGCTGAAGCACATCATCGGCCTCCTGCATCCCGATGAAGGCCGCGTGGAACTGGATGGTGTGGACCTGTGCAGTCTGAATGAACGGCAGTTGGTCAAGTTCCGCCGCCGCATGGGCTACCTGTTTCAAAACGCCGCCCTTTTCGACAGCCTCACTGTGGCTCAAAACGTGGCTTTTCCGCTGAAGGAGGCCGGTGTCACCAATCAGGCGGACATTGACCAGCAAGTGCATGAGGCCCTGGAATTGGTCGAGCTGGCGGAGCACAAGGACAAAATGCCCATCAATCTCTCCGGCGGCATGCGCAAGCGTGTGGGCATCGCCCGCGCCATCATCTGCCGCCCGGAATGTGTGCTGTATGACGAGCCCACCGCAGGGCTGGACCCCATTGTCACAGACGTGATTGATCAGATGATCATCCGCCTGCAAAAGCGCTTTCGCGTCACCAGCATCGTCATCACCCATGACATGGGCAGCGTGTTCAAGATCGCCGACCGAGTGGCCATGCTGAAAAACGGCGTGGTCTCCTTTCTCGGCACGCGGGATGAGCTGCGCACTTCGACAAATCCCGACATCCAAAATTTCATCGCTGGCCGCTCCGGCCTCTGTGCCTAA
- a CDS encoding MlaE family ABC transporter permease → MDALFGFLALPGRSFLNFLAYLGQLGALVGELWESLTKGTLRLRLMAEQMVMIGYGSQAVVLVTGAFTGAVFTAQSYFKFKDFGIESTVGGIVSVSLCRELGPVLAGLMVTGRVGASMAAEIGTLKVSEQIDALRVMGAHPVDYLVLPRFLAMLISMPLLIAECIVFGLGASVIVGTGVFGIPFAWFWEHVRDHTNLEDLSFGMVKGFVFGILIVIISCHQGLIASNGAVGVGLGTTRAVVFSSLALLVANFFLTLLLNYFFPLGTAL, encoded by the coding sequence ATGGATGCACTGTTCGGATTCCTGGCCTTGCCTGGGCGCTCTTTCTTAAACTTCCTGGCTTACCTGGGACAGTTAGGCGCGCTGGTGGGTGAGCTATGGGAGTCACTGACAAAAGGCACCCTGCGCCTGCGTCTCATGGCCGAGCAGATGGTGATGATCGGTTATGGCTCCCAGGCGGTGGTTTTGGTCACGGGTGCCTTCACGGGCGCGGTCTTCACGGCGCAGTCGTATTTTAAATTCAAAGACTTCGGCATTGAGTCCACCGTCGGCGGCATCGTCAGCGTCTCCCTTTGCCGAGAGCTCGGCCCCGTGCTGGCGGGTCTCATGGTCACGGGCCGCGTGGGGGCCTCCATGGCGGCAGAAATCGGCACCTTGAAGGTGAGTGAGCAGATTGACGCCCTTCGCGTCATGGGTGCGCACCCGGTGGACTACCTGGTGCTGCCACGTTTCCTGGCCATGCTCATTTCCATGCCACTGCTCATCGCTGAGTGCATCGTCTTTGGCCTCGGGGCCTCGGTCATCGTGGGAACGGGCGTTTTTGGCATCCCCTTTGCGTGGTTCTGGGAGCATGTGCGGGACCACACGAACCTTGAGGACCTCAGTTTTGGCATGGTGAAGGGGTTTGTCTTCGGGATCCTCATCGTCATCATCTCCTGTCACCAGGGATTGATCGCCTCCAACGGAGCGGTGGGCGTGGGCTTGGGCACCACGCGGGCAGTGGTCTTTTCCTCCCTGGCTTTGCTGGTGGCGAATTTCTTCCTCACCCTGCTGCTGAACTACTTTTTCCCCCTGGGGACTGCCCTGTGA
- a CDS encoding porin produces the protein MSHAEATHTAAVGAYVTHMSLRNRTHTSLLSKLSQSLRVLGVALTFGSLCLPPQAMADNAALMKLFEIMKAKGSITQEEYDQLVAVAQAEDAKPAPAPAPVPAAAPALPSNARLEQMEERIAQTEAEMKELDAHIAESKKSLAELDKLSSETPKDLMEKMLDGKWYENLSFRGYAQFRYTALYGDNAEGLNVPNDRSVSDTESFLIRRGRLILSGDVSDHLYIYAQSDYAGSTGTGDFALQMRDLYADIALDADKEFRFRVGQSKVPFGFVNLQSSQNRAPMERPDALNSAVEGERDIGAYFYWAPKEKRKLFSKLVKEGLKGSGDYGVFGIGAYNGQGLNRGDLNGQPHYVARFAYPVEFKSGQIMEFGLQGYTGSFVSRTSNIAGVGTPSSPEHGNKDERMALTYVLYPQPFGIEAEWAWGRGPQLSNDMTTIETASLQGGYVQANYRIKDGTATWFPFVRYNHYEGGRKFGTNSPWDHVSEVDVGLEWSPNKDIELTLMYTHTFQRTNTSAAPYDEVENADRLGLQLQWNF, from the coding sequence ATGTCACACGCTGAAGCTACCCATACTGCGGCTGTTGGTGCTTATGTGACGCACATGTCACTGCGAAACCGCACTCACACCTCCCTCCTGTCAAAGCTGTCACAGAGCCTCCGCGTTCTGGGCGTGGCCCTCACCTTTGGCAGCCTTTGCCTGCCACCTCAGGCCATGGCAGACAATGCCGCCCTAATGAAACTCTTTGAGATCATGAAGGCCAAAGGTTCCATCACGCAGGAAGAGTATGACCAGCTCGTCGCTGTGGCCCAAGCCGAAGATGCTAAACCTGCCCCTGCTCCCGCCCCGGTACCAGCCGCAGCCCCTGCCTTGCCATCGAATGCGCGCCTGGAGCAGATGGAAGAGCGCATCGCCCAGACTGAGGCGGAAATGAAAGAGCTGGACGCCCACATTGCCGAAAGCAAAAAGTCCCTGGCCGAGCTGGACAAACTTTCCAGCGAGACGCCGAAGGACCTCATGGAAAAGATGCTGGACGGCAAGTGGTATGAAAACCTCAGCTTCCGTGGTTACGCCCAGTTTCGCTACACCGCCCTCTATGGGGACAATGCAGAAGGCCTGAATGTGCCGAATGATCGCTCCGTCAGCGATACGGAGTCCTTCCTCATCCGCCGTGGCCGCCTCATCCTCAGCGGCGATGTCTCAGATCACCTCTACATCTATGCGCAGAGTGACTACGCGGGCTCCACGGGCACCGGTGACTTCGCCCTCCAGATGCGTGACCTTTACGCGGACATCGCGCTGGATGCGGACAAAGAATTTCGTTTCCGCGTCGGTCAGTCGAAGGTGCCTTTCGGCTTTGTGAACCTTCAGTCCAGCCAAAACCGCGCCCCGATGGAGCGTCCGGATGCTCTGAACTCGGCTGTCGAGGGTGAGCGTGACATTGGTGCCTACTTCTACTGGGCGCCGAAAGAGAAGCGTAAACTCTTTAGCAAACTCGTCAAAGAAGGCCTCAAAGGCTCCGGCGACTACGGTGTCTTCGGCATCGGTGCTTACAACGGCCAGGGGCTGAACCGTGGCGACCTCAACGGCCAGCCTCATTATGTGGCCCGCTTCGCTTACCCCGTGGAATTCAAAAGCGGGCAGATCATGGAATTCGGCCTGCAAGGCTACACCGGCAGCTTCGTCAGCCGCACGTCCAACATTGCTGGAGTGGGCACCCCCAGCTCTCCTGAGCATGGCAATAAGGACGAGCGCATGGCCCTCACCTACGTGCTGTATCCGCAGCCCTTCGGGATCGAAGCGGAATGGGCTTGGGGCCGTGGCCCGCAGCTTAGCAATGACATGACCACCATCGAAACTGCTTCCCTCCAGGGTGGTTACGTGCAGGCCAATTACCGCATCAAGGATGGCACCGCCACTTGGTTCCCTTTCGTCCGTTACAACCACTATGAAGGCGGTCGTAAATTCGGCACCAACTCTCCTTGGGACCATGTTTCCGAAGTGGATGTAGGCCTGGAGTGGTCCCCGAACAAAGACATCGAGCTGACCCTCATGTACACCCACACCTTCCAGCGCACGAACACCTCCGCAGCTCCCTACGACGAAGTGGAAAATGCCGACCGTCTCGGCCTCCAGCTTCAGTGGAACTTCTGA
- the mtnP gene encoding S-methyl-5'-thioadenosine phosphorylase, which yields MADAFPPAIGIIGGSGLYDIEGFEGREEIEVSTPFGPPSDKIVSGLYAGRRMFFLPRHAKGHRILPTELNHRANIWALRSLNVRWIIAVTAVGSLKEEYKPRDVVLPDQFFDRTSRREHHTFFGNGLVAHVAFADPISSGLRELLAEEATAAGACVHNGGTYVNMDGPAFSTRAESNANRQLGFDVIGMTNLPEAKLAREAEVSLATLAMITDYDCWKTDEAHVTAEAVMAHVSANAAMAKAVIARVIPRIPLEPSWPEHHALDGAIMTDRKLWPEAVTADLKPLLERYL from the coding sequence ATGGCAGACGCGTTTCCCCCAGCTATTGGCATCATCGGCGGCTCTGGTTTGTATGACATCGAAGGTTTTGAAGGTCGTGAAGAGATCGAAGTCTCCACGCCCTTTGGCCCCCCTTCGGATAAGATCGTCAGTGGCCTGTATGCGGGGCGGCGCATGTTTTTTCTGCCTCGTCATGCTAAAGGCCATCGCATCCTGCCCACGGAGCTGAATCATCGGGCCAATATCTGGGCGCTGCGTTCTCTCAATGTGCGCTGGATCATCGCCGTCACCGCCGTCGGCAGTCTGAAGGAGGAGTACAAACCGCGCGATGTGGTGCTGCCGGATCAATTTTTTGACCGCACCAGTCGTCGTGAGCATCACACCTTTTTTGGCAACGGCCTCGTCGCTCATGTGGCGTTTGCGGATCCGATCAGCTCCGGGCTGCGGGAATTGTTGGCGGAGGAGGCCACCGCCGCAGGGGCCTGCGTGCACAATGGCGGCACTTACGTGAACATGGACGGGCCCGCCTTTTCCACTCGCGCAGAATCGAATGCAAATCGCCAGCTCGGCTTCGATGTCATCGGCATGACCAATTTACCTGAGGCCAAACTGGCCCGCGAAGCCGAAGTCTCTCTGGCCACGCTCGCTATGATCACGGACTACGACTGCTGGAAAACAGACGAAGCCCACGTCACGGCGGAGGCGGTGATGGCCCATGTCTCTGCGAATGCGGCGATGGCAAAAGCGGTGATCGCCCGTGTCATTCCCCGCATCCCACTCGAGCCGTCGTGGCCCGAGCATCATGCCCTGGATGGTGCCATCATGACCGACCGCAAGCTGTGGCCGGAAGCTGTCACCGCTGATTTGAAGCCCCTCCTCGAACGTTACCTCTAG
- a CDS encoding DEAD/DEAH box helicase → MLQPVLTPDGLLLTEGERGTVEERRLGELAREGPGALFIGLGTEFLLAELEAPWRWMRGWARPFLTRLCQTRDLALVPLPSEAERQSWLATAPPFAGVEHLSPALLELWWQAMVVQVQQKITAHPGGLEGWLQAANAAWHLVGRVTFHLAENKTDPQRPFAFLATFTEKLNASGQVQHLPLARALQMYAGQKDEAAMQALLEPVRTAATQSALLREWLETRRLFQPLALDPAEAYRWLRDSHVFQESGIVVKLPNWWREGKGTRPAVQVTIDAPQDGHLHAGAMLTFKVDATLQGSPLTEAEWEKLLSSETGLVSLRGQWVEVHGAKLQQVLDHWNRVQNAVGEGLIGFLDGMRLLAKYVPKASAEEAAAAETLHDWSDIVAGKGLAEVLEKMLDPSAVQPPDHFRATLRPYQQKGLAWLHFMTRLGLGACLADDMGLGKTVQVIALLLLRQGQAKEPVLLVVPASLIGNWKAEIAKFAPDLKLLIAHPSALERMDLQRLAHQPAAMLRGYDVMLTTYTFLQRTESWQSHPWSLVILDEAQAIKNPTSGSTQAVKRLQAPARIALTGTPVENRPGDLWSLFDFLNPGLLGPASVFAEVVKQCATGREGYAPLRRVVQPYILRRMKTDKSIINDLPEKIEVKAWCGLTKRQTTIYAKLVDQMAKLMRDATMDPIKRQGLVLSFLIQFKQVCNHPSHWNGDGIWGHEDSGKFARLAEICAQIAERRERALIFTQFQETCDPLARFLAKVFGREGLVLHGGTPVKKRPQIVEAFQQPDGPPFMVISVKAGGTGLTLTAASHVIHFDRWWNPAIENQATDRAFRIGQKKNVLVHKFICQGTIEQRIDALLEKKMALSEALLSQEGSTEVLLTQMSTEELLHLVSLDVNAALVGAAS, encoded by the coding sequence ATGCTGCAACCTGTGCTCACACCTGACGGCCTTCTCCTCACGGAGGGGGAGCGCGGGACTGTGGAGGAGCGGCGGTTGGGCGAGCTCGCCCGCGAGGGGCCGGGGGCACTTTTCATCGGCCTCGGCACTGAGTTCCTGCTGGCAGAACTGGAGGCCCCCTGGCGATGGATGCGGGGCTGGGCACGACCTTTTTTAACTCGCCTGTGCCAGACTCGCGATCTCGCCCTGGTACCGCTGCCGTCGGAGGCTGAGCGTCAAAGTTGGCTGGCCACCGCACCGCCCTTTGCTGGGGTGGAGCATCTTTCGCCCGCACTTCTGGAGCTCTGGTGGCAGGCCATGGTGGTGCAGGTGCAGCAAAAGATCACCGCTCATCCAGGCGGGCTGGAAGGTTGGCTCCAGGCGGCGAACGCAGCGTGGCATCTGGTGGGACGTGTGACCTTTCACCTGGCGGAAAACAAGACGGATCCACAGCGTCCTTTTGCCTTTTTAGCCACCTTCACCGAAAAGTTGAATGCCAGCGGGCAGGTGCAGCATTTGCCGTTAGCCCGCGCCTTGCAAATGTATGCTGGGCAGAAGGATGAAGCGGCCATGCAGGCCCTGCTAGAGCCTGTGCGCACCGCTGCCACCCAGAGCGCGCTGCTGCGAGAGTGGCTGGAGACACGCCGCCTCTTCCAGCCCCTGGCGCTGGACCCTGCTGAGGCCTACCGCTGGCTGCGCGACAGTCACGTCTTCCAAGAGAGTGGCATCGTGGTGAAACTGCCCAACTGGTGGCGAGAAGGGAAGGGGACACGCCCGGCGGTGCAGGTGACCATTGATGCTCCACAAGATGGCCATCTCCATGCCGGGGCCATGCTCACTTTCAAGGTGGATGCCACCCTGCAAGGCAGCCCTTTGACAGAGGCGGAATGGGAAAAGCTGCTGAGTTCCGAGACCGGCCTCGTCTCCCTGCGTGGGCAGTGGGTGGAGGTGCATGGGGCCAAGCTGCAACAGGTGCTTGATCATTGGAACCGAGTGCAAAATGCGGTGGGGGAGGGGCTGATCGGTTTCCTCGATGGCATGCGCCTGCTGGCGAAATATGTGCCGAAGGCCAGCGCGGAGGAAGCCGCTGCCGCAGAGACGCTGCATGACTGGTCAGACATCGTGGCGGGCAAGGGCCTCGCAGAGGTGCTGGAAAAGATGCTGGACCCGTCTGCGGTGCAGCCTCCAGACCATTTCCGTGCCACCTTGCGGCCTTATCAGCAAAAGGGCCTCGCCTGGCTGCATTTCATGACACGCTTGGGGTTAGGGGCCTGTCTGGCGGATGACATGGGGCTGGGGAAAACGGTGCAGGTCATCGCCCTGCTGTTGCTCCGCCAGGGTCAGGCCAAGGAGCCCGTTTTGCTCGTGGTGCCCGCTTCCTTGATTGGCAACTGGAAGGCGGAGATCGCCAAATTCGCGCCCGATTTGAAGTTGCTCATCGCCCACCCTTCTGCGCTGGAGCGGATGGACCTGCAACGCTTGGCTCACCAACCTGCGGCGATGCTGCGTGGCTACGATGTGATGCTCACCACCTACACTTTTTTGCAAAGGACCGAGAGCTGGCAGTCGCACCCGTGGAGCCTCGTGATCTTGGATGAAGCTCAGGCCATCAAGAACCCCACCAGCGGCAGCACCCAGGCGGTGAAACGCTTGCAGGCGCCTGCGCGGATTGCCCTCACCGGGACGCCGGTGGAAAATCGTCCGGGGGATCTGTGGAGCCTGTTTGATTTCCTCAATCCCGGCCTGCTGGGGCCTGCCTCCGTCTTTGCCGAAGTGGTGAAACAATGTGCGACAGGGCGCGAAGGTTACGCCCCTCTGCGGCGGGTGGTGCAGCCCTACATCCTTCGCCGCATGAAGACGGATAAGAGCATCATCAATGACCTACCGGAAAAGATCGAGGTCAAAGCCTGGTGCGGCCTAACTAAAAGGCAGACCACCATCTATGCCAAGCTGGTGGACCAGATGGCCAAGCTGATGCGTGACGCCACCATGGACCCCATCAAGCGCCAGGGACTGGTGCTGAGCTTCCTCATCCAGTTCAAACAAGTGTGCAATCACCCCAGCCACTGGAATGGCGATGGGATTTGGGGGCATGAGGACAGCGGAAAGTTTGCGCGGTTAGCAGAGATCTGTGCCCAGATCGCCGAACGGCGGGAACGCGCCCTCATCTTCACCCAGTTTCAAGAAACGTGCGATCCTCTGGCTCGCTTTCTGGCCAAGGTATTTGGCCGGGAGGGGCTCGTGCTGCATGGCGGCACACCCGTGAAGAAACGGCCTCAAATCGTCGAAGCTTTTCAGCAGCCTGATGGCCCGCCCTTCATGGTCATCAGTGTCAAAGCCGGTGGCACGGGTCTCACACTCACCGCCGCCAGTCACGTGATCCATTTTGATCGCTGGTGGAATCCCGCCATTGAAAACCAGGCCACGGATCGCGCCTTCCGCATCGGTCAGAAAAAGAACGTACTGGTTCACAAGTTCATCTGCCAGGGCACCATTGAGCAACGCATTGATGCCTTGTTAGAAAAGAAAATGGCGCTCTCGGAGGCCCTGCTTTCTCAGGAAGGCAGCACGGAGGTCCTGCTCACGCAAATGAGCACGGAGGAGCTGCTGCACCTGGTCTCCCTGGATGTGAATGCTGCGCTGGTAGGTGCCGCTTCATGA
- a CDS encoding OmpA family protein, which yields MFALILSFLLHGLLYVSFDKISRFLGSSAPAKVVNNKVPERFKIDPQKLVEQKAIQEIPELIAPGNQPDIKSFEPNLDNFDKAQMVPENQEIDLTPNVKDVTNFIRANDPGDGKTPGGKMPDMAAMLAPQAIATPDLATEMASVRRDVLSKPVSEKQMLLDAGGLDPVDGGKVDMKLLDQVKAQGQGDGAGQRVKGFSNLDDLLGGGGSMGGSTAPILMPTDLLFEYGSDQLAEGARLSLMKLGFLIEKNPNSLFIIEGHTDSYGGDEYNLELSIRRANAVVQWLRDSLRLGVDRIQAAGMGKTKPIVPTTGTVEEQGLNRRVEIKVRPRK from the coding sequence ATGTTCGCCCTGATTCTTTCCTTTCTGCTGCATGGGTTGCTGTACGTGAGCTTTGACAAAATCAGCCGTTTTCTGGGCAGCAGTGCCCCAGCGAAAGTGGTGAACAATAAAGTCCCGGAGCGATTCAAGATTGATCCCCAAAAGCTGGTGGAACAAAAGGCCATTCAGGAAATCCCCGAGTTGATCGCCCCAGGAAATCAGCCCGACATCAAGTCCTTTGAGCCAAATCTGGACAACTTCGACAAGGCCCAGATGGTGCCTGAAAACCAGGAGATCGACCTGACGCCGAACGTCAAAGACGTGACCAATTTCATCCGTGCCAATGACCCTGGCGATGGCAAGACCCCGGGCGGCAAAATGCCTGATATGGCCGCCATGTTGGCACCCCAGGCCATCGCCACACCGGACCTCGCCACGGAGATGGCCAGCGTGCGCCGGGATGTGCTATCAAAGCCTGTTTCTGAAAAACAGATGCTGCTGGATGCCGGGGGACTGGATCCTGTGGATGGCGGCAAGGTGGACATGAAGCTTCTGGATCAGGTGAAGGCCCAGGGCCAGGGCGACGGTGCCGGGCAGCGAGTGAAAGGCTTTAGCAATCTAGATGACCTCCTGGGCGGCGGTGGCAGCATGGGTGGCAGCACGGCTCCCATTCTGATGCCCACGGACCTGCTTTTCGAATACGGCAGTGACCAACTGGCCGAAGGTGCCCGCCTGAGCCTAATGAAGCTGGGTTTCCTCATTGAAAAGAACCCGAATTCCCTCTTCATCATCGAAGGTCATACGGACAGCTACGGCGGAGATGAATACAATCTGGAACTGAGCATCCGCCGCGCCAATGCCGTAGTGCAGTGGCTGCGCGACTCCCTACGTCTGGGTGTGGATCGCATCCAAGCCGCCGGAATGGGTAAGACCAAGCCCATCGTCCCCACCACCGGTACGGTGGAAGAACAGGGGCTCAACCGCCGCGTGGAGATCAAGGTCCGTCCTCGGAAATAA
- a CDS encoding SGNH/GDSL hydrolase family protein yields MSPLFRLCLPLIVATLCQPVTAAQCLVLGDSLTKEYEVEFPALFPANPASWDSRNWIEILHERRNAWFDLGEFDGYADPRLTGHEHNWAFPGATTTEIRGQLSSFQNFWWVWELEGQIEDAAERIVIFAGGNDVDSYYGQIYNGASPTTYINQTRDNLQWIVNYVRGVKSSLPIVLVSVPHLGCAPDVQRQYPTDPVKTARVTAALDSLNAQLATFAQSKGIGFVPGVYQFTKDIINGPFRIGGIDFYKQADPDSRPRYVFSGDGFHPATSAHGKIAQMVIEAFRAKYPATQITPLTDREIVSNILGLNPDIPFQEWIATQGIPNGQTAPQDDPDGDGLTNAVEFSLEGASASVATPSLILPQIENGNVPRQLAWTYRLRPLAAEWAPPRLQQSANLVNWTDLPPSAITTNPDGSQTARLPLIGRGFMRLKVDR; encoded by the coding sequence GTGTCCCCCCTTTTCCGTCTCTGCCTGCCCTTAATTGTGGCCACGCTTTGCCAGCCCGTTACGGCTGCGCAATGCCTCGTCCTGGGCGATAGCCTGACCAAAGAATACGAGGTGGAATTCCCCGCTCTTTTCCCGGCCAACCCTGCCTCCTGGGACTCTCGCAACTGGATCGAAATCCTCCATGAGCGCCGCAATGCCTGGTTTGATCTGGGCGAGTTCGATGGGTACGCCGATCCCCGGCTCACTGGCCACGAGCACAACTGGGCCTTCCCCGGTGCGACGACCACGGAGATCCGCGGGCAGCTCAGTTCCTTTCAGAATTTCTGGTGGGTTTGGGAACTGGAAGGCCAGATCGAAGATGCCGCAGAGCGCATTGTCATCTTCGCCGGTGGCAATGATGTGGATAGCTATTACGGCCAGATTTATAACGGGGCCTCACCCACCACTTACATCAACCAGACACGGGATAACCTCCAGTGGATCGTCAATTACGTACGCGGGGTGAAGTCCTCCCTGCCCATTGTGCTCGTCTCCGTGCCGCACCTCGGCTGCGCGCCAGATGTACAGCGCCAGTATCCTACGGACCCGGTGAAAACAGCCCGCGTCACGGCTGCACTCGATAGCCTAAATGCCCAGCTCGCCACCTTTGCGCAGAGCAAGGGCATCGGTTTCGTTCCCGGCGTTTACCAGTTTACCAAGGACATCATCAATGGTCCCTTCCGCATTGGCGGCATTGATTTTTACAAGCAGGCCGATCCTGATTCCCGGCCGCGTTATGTTTTCTCAGGCGATGGGTTCCATCCGGCCACCAGTGCTCATGGAAAGATCGCGCAGATGGTCATCGAGGCCTTCCGGGCCAAGTATCCCGCCACCCAGATCACCCCGCTGACGGATCGCGAAATCGTCTCGAATATCCTGGGGCTGAATCCAGACATTCCGTTTCAGGAGTGGATCGCCACGCAAGGCATCCCCAATGGTCAGACCGCGCCGCAGGATGACCCTGATGGGGATGGCCTAACCAATGCCGTGGAATTTTCTCTGGAAGGGGCTTCAGCCTCCGTGGCCACGCCCAGCCTCATTCTGCCCCAGATCGAAAATGGCAACGTACCCCGCCAGCTCGCCTGGACCTATCGCCTCCGACCACTGGCGGCTGAGTGGGCCCCGCCACGCCTGCAGCAGTCTGCCAATCTGGTGAACTGGACCGACCTGCCCCCCAGTGCCATCACCACCAATCCTGATGGTTCTCAGACCGCGCGCTTACCGTTGATCGGGCGCGGTTTCATGCGGCTGAAGGTGGACCGATGA